In a single window of the Hoyosella subflava DQS3-9A1 genome:
- a CDS encoding MCE family protein — translation MMLTTFARAQLAILAMLSVIGIVTVSTVYISLPALAGVGRYDVTVEFEGSGGLYRHANVVYRGTTIGEVRGVELTPEGVAARLSVSSNYSVPADLKATVRSVSAVGEQYVDLIPQSTGGERLAHGAVIPVSETELPQDVGPLLDQLDRMVDNITGADLQLVVDEAFDAFAGADSDIQRLIDSASLLLDEAELHTFETQELLAQAGPLLDTQVASADDIRAWTRNLSTFTQQLRESDAALRSVIRQGPGAAQEANMLFQDIRPTLPILMANMVSFGEVGVTYHPGIEQVLVTFPPLIAALYRAATGGPRDEGALVDFHLQLNDPPACTTGFLPPSERRSPADFTTPDTPPGLFCQVAPEGPEAVRGARNTPCMEVPGRRAPTPEQCRTGYTPLGTNPPLGDPAPVTQGTVTPSTYDPRATARPYDTSTGLFTGPDGRTYSQPGLAGLDAGDSTDWKTMMINQQGL, via the coding sequence ATGATGCTCACCACGTTTGCCCGCGCGCAGCTCGCGATTCTCGCGATGCTGTCAGTGATCGGTATCGTCACAGTCTCAACGGTGTATATCAGTTTGCCCGCGCTCGCGGGTGTGGGCCGCTACGACGTCACCGTGGAGTTCGAGGGGTCTGGCGGCCTGTACCGGCACGCGAACGTCGTTTACCGCGGAACCACTATCGGTGAGGTACGCGGCGTCGAACTCACCCCGGAGGGAGTGGCCGCGCGGCTCTCGGTCAGTAGCAACTACAGCGTGCCCGCCGACCTCAAAGCGACAGTCCGCAGCGTGTCCGCGGTGGGTGAGCAGTACGTCGACCTGATACCGCAAAGCACCGGTGGAGAACGTCTCGCGCACGGCGCCGTCATCCCGGTCTCGGAAACGGAACTGCCGCAGGACGTCGGGCCGCTCCTCGACCAGCTCGATCGCATGGTCGACAACATCACCGGCGCCGATCTGCAACTCGTCGTTGATGAAGCGTTCGATGCGTTCGCAGGTGCGGATTCGGATATTCAGCGGTTGATCGATTCGGCTAGCCTCCTCCTCGACGAAGCGGAGCTGCACACTTTCGAAACGCAAGAACTGCTCGCCCAGGCTGGACCGCTTCTCGACACGCAGGTAGCGAGCGCCGACGACATCCGGGCGTGGACGCGCAATCTGTCAACGTTCACGCAGCAACTCCGGGAAAGCGACGCGGCACTGCGCTCGGTGATCCGGCAGGGACCCGGAGCCGCGCAAGAAGCTAACATGCTCTTTCAGGACATTCGGCCGACACTTCCGATCCTGATGGCGAACATGGTCAGCTTCGGCGAGGTTGGCGTGACTTATCATCCAGGAATCGAACAGGTCCTAGTCACTTTCCCGCCACTGATCGCAGCGCTGTACCGGGCCGCCACTGGCGGGCCGCGGGACGAAGGCGCCCTCGTGGACTTCCACCTGCAGCTGAACGATCCACCGGCCTGCACGACCGGTTTCCTGCCACCAAGTGAACGCCGATCCCCCGCAGACTTCACCACACCGGACACGCCGCCGGGCCTGTTCTGCCAGGTCGCGCCGGAAGGCCCGGAAGCGGTTCGCGGTGCACGCAACACGCCCTGCATGGAAGTGCCCGGACGCCGCGCCCCGACACCGGAACAGTGCCGGACCGGGTACACACCGCTGGGGACGAATCCACCGCTCGGGGACCCCGCGCCAGTCACCCAGGGAACAGTGACGCCAAGCACCTACGATCCGCGTGCCACCGCCCGGCCGTACGACACGTCAACCGGCCTGTTTACGGGACCGGATGGGCGAACGTACAGTCAGCCAGGTCTAGCTGGACTCGACGCGGGTGACAGCACCGACTGGAAAACCATGATGATCAACCAGCAGGGTCTATGA
- a CDS encoding IspD/TarI family cytidylyltransferase codes for MTDPVLVLPVPRDFADNRAAIFSRLGHDTPLVYCLRAMLAGAAVGTKTLVPVVTSLIAEVREVVAASELRSVEVIAADGEGTRRDCVTAALSELAESDYSEAQVVLHDLRYPLASSSLWKRVVDRLLEGACDVAVPALSMIDSVKAVDHSGVIAETVDRSLLRSVQFPRGFRAGVLQQIADNTAVQSPYDELTVAVRLGFTVALVDGDPDAFAAKIPQDSALVNAIIECRREGQR; via the coding sequence ATGACTGATCCTGTGTTGGTATTACCCGTACCCCGCGACTTCGCGGACAATCGGGCAGCAATATTCTCGCGACTGGGCCACGATACGCCCCTTGTTTACTGTCTGCGCGCCATGCTCGCCGGGGCCGCCGTCGGCACGAAAACCCTCGTTCCGGTCGTCACGTCCCTGATTGCAGAGGTACGAGAGGTGGTGGCCGCCTCGGAACTTCGCTCAGTCGAGGTCATCGCAGCGGACGGGGAGGGCACGCGACGGGACTGCGTGACTGCTGCACTGTCTGAGCTTGCCGAATCAGACTATTCAGAAGCTCAGGTTGTGCTGCACGATCTGCGGTACCCCCTGGCGTCTTCTTCGCTCTGGAAGAGGGTCGTGGACCGGTTGCTCGAAGGCGCCTGTGACGTGGCGGTACCGGCACTCTCGATGATCGACAGCGTGAAAGCCGTTGATCATTCCGGGGTTATTGCAGAAACAGTCGATCGGTCGCTGCTGCGCTCCGTTCAGTTCCCGCGCGGGTTCCGCGCGGGGGTGCTGCAGCAGATTGCGGACAACACCGCGGTCCAATCGCCGTACGATGAACTCACCGTGGCGGTCCGGCTCGGCTTCACGGTCGCGCTCGTTGACGGTGACCCCGACGCGTTCGCCGCGAAGATCCCCCAAGACAGCGCACTAGTGAACGCTATTATTGAGTGCCGCCGGGAAGGTCAGCGCTAA
- a CDS encoding DUF485 domain-containing protein — protein sequence MTAPPVLASPAEQTPEPRIVTAEDFVRVQASPEFQDLRRRLRRFVFPMTVFFLGWYLLYVLLGVYATGFMGTPVIGNINVGLLLGLGQFITTFGITAWYIIFANRNLDPRAAAIREEMEGTPA from the coding sequence GTGACCGCACCGCCAGTCCTCGCCTCACCGGCCGAGCAGACTCCCGAGCCCCGGATTGTCACTGCTGAAGATTTCGTCCGCGTTCAGGCAAGCCCAGAGTTCCAGGACCTCCGACGGAGGCTCCGCCGCTTCGTCTTCCCGATGACAGTGTTCTTTCTCGGGTGGTACCTGCTTTACGTGCTGCTCGGGGTTTACGCCACCGGGTTCATGGGCACGCCCGTGATCGGCAACATCAACGTCGGCCTGCTCCTAGGGCTAGGCCAGTTCATCACCACGTTCGGCATCACCGCGTGGTACATCATCTTCGCCAACCGCAATCTTGATCCGCGTGCTGCCGCGATCCGCGAGGAAATGGAAGGGACACCGGCATGA
- a CDS encoding sodium/solute symporter has product MSGLQQYGSGAVLTLTAVLLAALATVVVGSLGVRFARTTSDFLVASRRVGPRLNAAAISGEYLSAASFLGVAGLIAKYGADALWYPVGFTAGYLFLLMFVSAPLRRSGAYTVPDFAEFRLASERLRQLTMVFVVLIVGLYMVPQFQGAGLTLRIILGFPEWVGVAVVGGIVIANVASGGMRSITFVQAFQYWLKLTALAIPAIAIAVFFLTEQRPLSEPLPPTVSSDTTISVETDVVVRTEVPVALIMDGTATTLQPGEHSIEAGTELLLPEGTPVPIVAGAPISGSDWLQPGSGLGTGSGDGTGIELYEVYSLILATFLGTLGLPHVLVRFYTNKTGSLARWTSLIVIGLLAIFYLFPVILGVLSRVYVPQLLLTGTSDAAVLLLPSAVFTGLTGQILAAMVAAGAVAAFMSTSSGLLVCAAGVLSTDVLRGRVRDFRLSALLAGVTVMGLALAATRLDLSQSVGLVFAVAASTFAPLLLLGIWWRGLTVAGAASGLLAGGTSSLIAVLVTVLGLGPSTGWAAAILTHPAAVTVPLAFLTMITVSRATASTVRPDVARTFTRMHIPERFGMVRDRAIERWGRG; this is encoded by the coding sequence ATGAGTGGCCTTCAGCAGTACGGCAGTGGTGCGGTTCTCACCCTGACCGCTGTCCTGCTGGCGGCGCTCGCCACCGTTGTCGTAGGTTCTCTCGGGGTTCGGTTCGCACGCACCACCTCGGACTTCCTTGTCGCGTCGCGCAGGGTGGGGCCGCGTCTGAATGCCGCCGCGATCTCTGGTGAGTACCTTTCTGCCGCATCGTTTCTCGGGGTTGCTGGCCTGATCGCCAAGTACGGCGCGGATGCACTCTGGTATCCAGTGGGCTTCACTGCTGGATACCTCTTTCTGCTGATGTTCGTTTCTGCGCCGCTGCGCCGCTCGGGTGCCTACACCGTCCCTGACTTCGCCGAATTCAGGCTGGCTTCCGAACGCCTTCGGCAGCTCACCATGGTATTCGTCGTGCTCATCGTGGGGCTCTATATGGTGCCTCAGTTTCAGGGCGCCGGTCTCACGTTGCGGATCATCCTGGGCTTCCCCGAATGGGTAGGGGTCGCGGTTGTGGGCGGCATCGTCATCGCGAATGTTGCCTCCGGCGGGATGCGTTCCATCACCTTCGTTCAGGCATTCCAGTACTGGCTGAAGCTCACCGCACTCGCGATACCCGCGATCGCGATCGCCGTGTTTTTCCTGACAGAACAGCGTCCACTCAGTGAGCCCCTGCCGCCAACAGTTAGTTCAGACACCACGATCAGCGTCGAAACGGATGTCGTCGTTCGCACAGAGGTCCCCGTCGCGCTGATCATGGACGGGACTGCGACCACGCTCCAGCCCGGTGAGCATTCGATAGAGGCGGGTACCGAGCTGCTGCTTCCGGAAGGAACTCCAGTTCCCATCGTCGCTGGCGCGCCGATTTCAGGCTCCGACTGGCTGCAGCCCGGATCAGGTTTAGGGACGGGGAGTGGTGACGGCACGGGAATCGAGCTCTATGAGGTGTATTCGCTGATTCTCGCGACTTTCCTTGGAACGCTCGGATTGCCGCACGTGCTCGTCCGCTTCTACACGAATAAAACTGGCAGTCTCGCGCGCTGGACCAGCCTGATCGTGATCGGCCTCCTCGCGATCTTCTATCTGTTTCCCGTCATCCTCGGCGTGCTTTCGCGCGTTTACGTGCCGCAACTGCTCTTGACCGGCACGTCAGACGCAGCGGTACTGCTGCTGCCTTCCGCTGTCTTCACCGGCCTGACGGGACAGATACTGGCGGCGATGGTGGCCGCTGGTGCGGTCGCGGCCTTCATGTCGACCTCATCCGGACTGCTGGTTTGCGCGGCGGGTGTACTTTCGACTGACGTGCTGCGCGGCAGGGTGCGCGACTTCCGGTTGAGCGCCCTGCTCGCGGGGGTCACTGTCATGGGCCTCGCGCTCGCCGCGACCCGTCTCGACCTGTCGCAGTCGGTGGGGTTGGTGTTCGCGGTTGCCGCGTCAACGTTCGCGCCGTTGCTTCTGCTGGGAATCTGGTGGCGTGGCCTCACTGTCGCCGGCGCGGCGAGCGGACTGCTTGCGGGCGGGACGTCCAGCCTCATCGCCGTGCTCGTCACAGTGCTCGGTCTCGGCCCCTCAACTGGCTGGGCCGCCGCAATACTCACACACCCGGCCGCCGTGACAGTCCCGCTCGCATTCCTCACCATGATCACGGTGAGCCGCGCGACCGCCTCCACGGTCCGCCCGGACGTCGCCCGGACCTTCACGCGCATGCATATCCCGGAGCGATTCGGGATGGTGCGCGACCGCGCGATCGAGCGGTGGGGGCGGGGCTGA
- a CDS encoding carboxylesterase/lipase family protein, producing MSARVGGVTHHPETSVAETDVETTSGAVRGYVTDTSRVWRGIPYAAAPVGELRFRAPELPHRWRGVRDATRFGAIPPQEIPRGITAPASSDVTMDEDCLTINVIAPRGRLPEKPLPVLVYIYGGAYTSGSASLDVYDGSRLVERGEVVFVSFNYRLGALGFLDLSSFSGMGRRFDTNVGLRDQVRALEWVRDNIAGFGGDPSNVTLFGESAGGISVTTLMTVPQARGLFARAIAQSPAVAAAYEPERAEGTARDFLDILNVLESHTTEVLGRVPAEEFVEASADLKERRVRKFPGTMTFSPVIDGDFLPRRPAEVFAAGEAHPIPLIIGTTDREGALFARMGETIPTTVPMIELMFAQTDPSKRDDVIAAYPDYPGRRAATDIGGDVIFWHPTVEAAEGHSQVAPTFMYRYDFAPRLLRMLRMGATHATELPAVFGTLDSRAAKALTTVGGRSQLATLSERMQQHWLSFAQHGTPVKDWPAYEVSARSTKIFDSEDRVENDPRAVRRRAWRGYQNYR from the coding sequence ATGAGCGCGAGAGTGGGCGGTGTGACCCACCATCCCGAAACGTCGGTTGCCGAAACCGACGTCGAAACGACGAGCGGCGCGGTCCGGGGCTACGTGACAGACACCTCCCGGGTCTGGCGAGGCATACCCTATGCCGCCGCGCCCGTCGGGGAACTTCGTTTCCGGGCGCCCGAGCTGCCACACCGCTGGCGGGGTGTCCGAGACGCGACTCGCTTCGGGGCGATCCCTCCGCAAGAGATCCCGCGCGGCATCACGGCTCCCGCATCGTCGGACGTCACGATGGATGAAGATTGCCTCACGATCAACGTGATAGCGCCACGCGGACGGCTCCCCGAAAAGCCACTGCCCGTGCTGGTGTACATCTACGGTGGCGCGTACACGAGTGGTTCCGCTTCACTTGATGTGTACGACGGATCCCGGCTTGTCGAACGCGGCGAAGTGGTGTTCGTGTCCTTCAACTACCGCCTGGGAGCTCTGGGGTTCCTCGACCTTTCCTCGTTCTCCGGAATGGGCCGCAGATTCGACACCAACGTGGGGCTCCGTGACCAGGTGAGGGCACTGGAGTGGGTTCGGGACAATATCGCGGGTTTCGGCGGTGACCCTAGCAACGTCACGCTTTTCGGCGAATCCGCTGGGGGGATCTCGGTCACCACCCTGATGACCGTGCCGCAGGCGCGTGGGCTTTTCGCGCGTGCGATCGCGCAAAGTCCCGCGGTCGCGGCTGCCTATGAACCGGAACGAGCGGAAGGCACTGCACGGGACTTCCTGGATATCCTCAACGTGCTGGAATCACACACCACGGAAGTGCTCGGCCGTGTGCCTGCTGAGGAGTTCGTGGAGGCTAGCGCTGATTTGAAGGAACGTCGGGTACGCAAATTCCCCGGCACGATGACGTTCAGTCCCGTCATCGACGGTGATTTTCTGCCGCGGCGTCCGGCGGAGGTTTTCGCCGCGGGGGAGGCGCACCCGATTCCGCTTATCATCGGCACGACGGATCGGGAAGGTGCCTTGTTCGCCCGTATGGGCGAGACGATCCCCACGACGGTGCCGATGATCGAGTTGATGTTTGCGCAGACCGACCCCAGCAAACGTGACGACGTGATCGCCGCGTATCCGGACTACCCAGGCCGCCGGGCCGCCACCGACATCGGTGGTGACGTCATCTTCTGGCATCCCACCGTCGAGGCGGCTGAGGGCCACAGCCAGGTCGCGCCTACCTTTATGTATCGGTACGACTTTGCGCCGCGGCTGCTGCGCATGCTGCGAATGGGTGCGACGCACGCCACTGAGCTCCCCGCCGTGTTCGGAACTCTCGACAGCAGGGCGGCGAAAGCCCTCACCACGGTCGGAGGGCGCTCGCAGCTCGCCACTCTCAGCGAACGCATGCAACAGCACTGGCTGAGTTTCGCGCAGCACGGGACACCGGTGAAGGATTGGCCAGCGTACGAGGTGTCTGCCCGCAGCACGAAGATCTTTGATTCGGAGGACAGGGTCGAGAATGATCCGCGTGCCGTCCGGCGCCGAGCGTGGCGTGGGTATCAGAATTACCGGTGA
- a CDS encoding LytR/AlgR family response regulator transcription factor, whose translation MERADSAPLTVLAVDDEVPALDELVYLLREQDGIGKVHAANDATSALRILRSEGIDAVFSDIRMPGLDGVELAGIISAFKKPPFVVFVTAHDDRAVDAFDVGAVDYLLKPLRTERLTQAMRRIHEHRAQQVSAVEKSAPDPPVAQPSDEVIPVELGGVTTLVRRSTVGWVEADGDYARLHTTTGSHLVRIPLATLEERWADAGFVRVHRSYLVALRLVTGLKSAGTGYVVRLRGERELRPVELPVSRRHTRALKDRLVRGPMQSWQAK comes from the coding sequence ATGGAAAGAGCCGACTCCGCGCCATTGACGGTTCTGGCTGTGGATGACGAGGTCCCTGCGCTCGACGAGCTCGTGTACCTGTTGCGCGAGCAGGACGGGATCGGGAAGGTACATGCAGCGAACGATGCGACGAGCGCACTGCGGATCCTCCGCAGCGAGGGGATTGACGCTGTCTTCAGTGACATCCGGATGCCTGGTCTTGACGGCGTCGAACTCGCGGGGATTATCAGTGCTTTCAAGAAGCCACCCTTCGTTGTGTTCGTCACGGCGCACGACGACCGTGCCGTCGACGCATTCGACGTCGGTGCTGTCGACTATCTGCTGAAACCGCTGCGGACTGAACGGCTGACGCAAGCGATGCGCCGAATCCACGAGCACCGGGCGCAACAAGTGAGCGCAGTTGAGAAATCAGCCCCAGATCCTCCCGTCGCGCAGCCGTCCGACGAGGTCATCCCGGTAGAACTCGGGGGAGTCACCACCCTTGTGCGCCGGTCCACGGTCGGCTGGGTTGAAGCGGATGGCGACTATGCCCGGCTGCACACGACGACAGGTTCGCACCTGGTCAGGATTCCGCTGGCAACTTTGGAGGAGCGGTGGGCCGACGCTGGTTTCGTTCGTGTCCACCGGTCCTATTTGGTGGCGTTACGCCTCGTTACGGGGCTCAAAAGCGCGGGCACAGGATATGTCGTCAGGCTTCGGGGTGAGCGGGAGCTGCGGCCTGTGGAACTGCCAGTGAGTCGCAGGCACACTCGAGCGCTGAAGGACCGCCTTGTTCGCGGCCCGATGCAATCCTGGCAAGCAAAGTAG
- a CDS encoding flagellar basal body-associated FliL family protein, with translation MNTIENDEHTAGRRTRRRAMRPAGPPGAAPDAAADMTERAEVQQAPPKSRARTITLAVALVVIVGLGAAAGYLFFQLRAADARDAQRQDYLQAARQTVLNLTSITPETARDDIDRILATATGEFEREFDGRIDPFVSVVVEANVATEGEIIEAGLESETDSGGTVLLAARTYVTNVAQTEPQPRDFRLRVSIVEEDGVMKTSNVEFVP, from the coding sequence ATGAACACGATCGAAAACGACGAGCACACTGCCGGACGCCGCACGCGGCGGCGGGCGATGCGCCCGGCAGGTCCACCCGGCGCCGCCCCTGATGCCGCAGCTGACATGACGGAGCGGGCGGAGGTTCAGCAGGCACCCCCCAAGTCCAGAGCCAGGACTATCACGCTCGCGGTGGCCCTCGTCGTCATCGTCGGTCTTGGCGCTGCAGCTGGGTATTTGTTCTTCCAACTGCGGGCCGCGGATGCCCGTGATGCGCAGCGTCAGGACTACTTGCAGGCCGCGCGGCAAACGGTGCTGAACCTGACGAGCATCACCCCCGAGACAGCGCGGGATGACATTGATCGAATCCTCGCCACGGCCACGGGTGAGTTCGAGCGCGAATTCGACGGGCGCATCGACCCTTTCGTCAGCGTGGTTGTCGAAGCGAATGTCGCCACTGAAGGGGAAATCATCGAAGCTGGGCTCGAAAGCGAAACAGACTCAGGCGGAACAGTTCTCCTCGCTGCCCGCACCTACGTCACCAACGTCGCTCAGACTGAACCCCAGCCGCGTGACTTCCGCCTGCGGGTGTCGATCGTCGAGGAAGACGGAGTGATGAAGACATCGAACGTGGAGTTCGTCCCATGA
- a CDS encoding IspD/TarI family cytidylyltransferase — protein MVNPAHCRAAAVVLAAGSGTRMGSEGNKVFLPLAGRSLLSWTLTAVSETPEFERTILVIRPEDRALVDSILERDAADNAIEVIEGGSTRHESEFNALKHLAADIEAESIDVVVVHDAARPLAGVDMMRAAVSVAHEFGGAVPALPAAGLVRVNAEGEICAVPERDLVRVQTPQAFRAQPLLMAFEAAVAAGFEGTDTAASVENFADLTIRTFPGSERNLKVTFAHDLSLAERLLD, from the coding sequence GTGGTGAATCCTGCGCATTGCCGCGCCGCTGCTGTCGTGCTCGCGGCTGGAAGTGGCACAAGGATGGGCAGCGAGGGAAACAAGGTCTTCTTGCCGCTCGCCGGCCGGAGTCTCCTCTCCTGGACGCTTACCGCCGTTTCAGAGACTCCCGAGTTCGAGCGAACCATCCTTGTGATCCGTCCTGAGGATCGTGCGCTGGTCGATTCGATCCTCGAACGCGACGCCGCTGATAACGCCATCGAGGTGATCGAGGGTGGCTCCACCCGTCACGAGTCGGAGTTCAACGCGCTGAAGCATCTGGCAGCAGACATCGAGGCAGAAAGCATCGATGTCGTGGTGGTCCACGACGCAGCGCGGCCGCTTGCTGGAGTCGACATGATGCGGGCTGCGGTTTCTGTGGCGCACGAATTCGGAGGTGCAGTCCCCGCTCTGCCCGCAGCGGGACTGGTGCGTGTCAACGCTGAGGGTGAGATCTGCGCAGTACCGGAACGGGACCTTGTCCGCGTCCAGACGCCCCAGGCATTTCGTGCCCAGCCATTGCTCATGGCGTTCGAGGCCGCTGTTGCAGCCGGTTTCGAGGGGACCGACACGGCAGCAAGCGTCGAGAACTTCGCAGACCTCACCATCCGGACATTTCCGGGGAGCGAACGCAACCTCAAAGTCACCTTCGCGCATGACTTGTCTCTCGCCGAGCGACTGCTGGATTAG
- a CDS encoding type II toxin-antitoxin system Rv0910 family toxin, translating into MASTKVSLKTHFTPDEAWARASDLSRFGEWLTLHDGWRGELPAEIAEGAVVTSVVSVKGMRNRIEWRVTEYAAPRRVALSGEGVGGTKVSLALEIGSAGNGSTVELDVDFTGPLVAGPIGFGVSRALKGDIKKSLERFDKLS; encoded by the coding sequence ATGGCAAGCACGAAGGTATCGCTCAAGACCCACTTCACACCGGACGAGGCATGGGCGCGGGCCTCGGATCTCTCGCGTTTCGGCGAGTGGCTGACTTTACATGACGGCTGGCGTGGCGAACTGCCCGCTGAGATCGCCGAGGGCGCCGTGGTGACGTCCGTAGTGTCAGTTAAGGGGATGCGTAACCGCATCGAATGGAGAGTGACCGAGTACGCGGCACCGCGTCGTGTGGCTCTCAGTGGTGAGGGCGTCGGTGGCACGAAGGTTTCCCTGGCGCTAGAGATCGGCTCAGCGGGGAACGGTTCGACCGTCGAACTGGACGTGGACTTCACCGGTCCGCTCGTTGCCGGACCGATTGGGTTCGGGGTATCTCGTGCGCTCAAAGGTGATATCAAGAAATCGCTCGAGCGGTTCGACAAACTGAGCTAG
- a CDS encoding solute symporter family protein, which produces MNILAQESSSMVGNPLINMSIFVLFVAATMVFVIRASRTNKTAADFYTGGRGFSGPQNGIAISGDYLSAASFLGIAGAIAVFGYDGFLYSIGFLVAWLIALLLVAELLRNTGKFTMADVLSFRLRQKPVRTAAATSTMVVSLFYLLAQMAGAGGLVALLLDVNDRATQSLIIAVVGALMIVYVLVGGMKGTTWVQIIKAFLLITGAGVMSALVLWKFGFNISGLLGSAQDTVNSTVEGGRDVLAPGAQYGISEMSKLNLISLALALVLGVAGLPHVLMRFYTVPTSKEARKSVVWAIALIGAFYLFTLILGYGAAAIVGPERILGAAGGQNSAAPLLAYELGGTILLGVIAAVAFATILAVVAGLTITASASFAHDIYANVLKNGDVDEKKQVRVSRITAVVIGALAIGLGILANGQNIAFLVALAFAVAASANLPTILYSLFWKRFNTTGSLWSIYGGLASVIILIVFSPAVSGAPTAMLPNMDFAWFPLSNPGIVSIPLGFLFGYLGSVLSKDTGNLEKNAEMEVRSLTGVGAEKAVAH; this is translated from the coding sequence ATGAACATCCTCGCTCAAGAGTCCTCCTCGATGGTCGGCAACCCGCTGATCAACATGTCGATTTTCGTGCTCTTCGTCGCGGCGACCATGGTTTTCGTCATCCGCGCCAGCCGCACGAACAAAACTGCCGCTGACTTTTACACCGGCGGCCGCGGATTCTCCGGACCGCAGAACGGCATCGCCATCTCTGGCGACTACCTTTCCGCCGCGAGCTTCCTCGGAATCGCCGGGGCGATCGCGGTGTTCGGCTACGACGGATTCCTGTACTCGATCGGTTTCCTTGTCGCCTGGCTGATCGCTCTGCTTCTTGTCGCGGAACTGTTGCGAAATACCGGCAAGTTCACGATGGCTGACGTGCTGAGTTTCCGGTTGCGCCAAAAGCCCGTGCGCACTGCTGCTGCGACCTCGACAATGGTCGTCTCGCTGTTCTATCTGCTCGCCCAGATGGCGGGCGCAGGTGGTCTTGTTGCGCTGCTGCTCGACGTCAACGACCGCGCCACCCAGTCGCTGATCATCGCTGTCGTCGGCGCGCTCATGATCGTGTACGTCCTCGTCGGCGGAATGAAGGGCACCACGTGGGTGCAGATCATCAAAGCCTTCCTGCTCATTACCGGCGCAGGCGTCATGTCCGCATTGGTGCTGTGGAAGTTCGGCTTCAACATTTCCGGTCTCCTTGGCTCCGCGCAGGACACCGTCAACTCCACGGTTGAAGGTGGCCGCGATGTGCTCGCACCTGGTGCGCAGTACGGCATCAGCGAAATGTCGAAGCTGAATCTCATCTCGCTAGCCCTCGCGCTCGTGCTAGGCGTCGCGGGTCTGCCCCACGTGCTAATGCGCTTCTACACGGTGCCCACCTCGAAGGAAGCCCGTAAATCGGTTGTATGGGCAATCGCCCTCATCGGTGCCTTCTACCTGTTCACCCTGATCCTCGGATACGGTGCGGCAGCTATCGTCGGGCCGGAACGCATCCTCGGCGCAGCGGGCGGACAGAACTCTGCTGCACCACTGCTGGCCTACGAGCTCGGCGGAACAATCCTCCTTGGGGTGATCGCCGCGGTCGCGTTCGCCACGATCCTCGCGGTTGTCGCTGGCCTCACGATCACCGCCTCAGCGTCGTTCGCTCACGACATCTACGCAAACGTCCTGAAGAACGGTGACGTCGATGAGAAGAAGCAGGTGCGGGTATCCCGCATCACGGCAGTCGTGATCGGCGCCCTCGCAATCGGGCTGGGCATCCTCGCCAACGGTCAGAACATCGCGTTCCTCGTCGCGCTCGCCTTCGCGGTGGCCGCTTCCGCGAACCTGCCGACGATCCTGTACTCGCTGTTCTGGAAGCGGTTCAACACGACCGGCTCGCTGTGGAGCATCTACGGTGGCCTCGCCTCTGTGATCATTCTGATTGTCTTCTCCCCAGCAGTGTCCGGCGCACCGACCGCCATGCTCCCGAACATGGACTTCGCATGGTTCCCGTTGTCGAACCCGGGCATCGTCTCCATCCCGCTCGGCTTCCTGTTCGGTTACCTCGGTTCGGTCCTCTCGAAGGACACGGGCAACCTGGAGAAGAACGCCGAAATGGAGGTTCGTTCACTCACCGGTGTAGGCGCGGAGAAAGCAGTAGCACACTAG